A window of Etheostoma cragini isolate CJK2018 unplaced genomic scaffold, CSU_Ecrag_1.0 ScbMSFa_152, whole genome shotgun sequence genomic DNA:
ATAAAGGGGACGAAGAGGGAGATGAAAAGGGGACATAAAGGGGACGAAGAGGGGACGAAGAGGGAGATGAAAAGGGGACATAAAGGGGACGAAGAGGGGACATAAAGGGGACGAAGAGGGAGATGAAAAGGGGACATAAAGGGGACGAAGAGGGGACATAAAGGGGACGAAGAGGAGATGAAGAGGGGACATAAAGGGGACATAAAGGGGACGAAGAGGAGATGAAAAGACTCAAAGATTTCAGCTTGTGTCTGAAAAtacaattgtttaaaaatggactaaaacataaacttaaaaaataaaaaactcaaaaaaagtgGAACAACTTAtaataaaactgacaaaaaggttgtgaaaaagaacaaaatgttgaaataaaataaaaataaaaaatctttttttaacagtgaaaaagcttcaaagaaattagacaaagtgacaaaaaaacttgtttaaaactgactaaaatataataaaaaaaatatttatttatcaaaactaattgcatttgcaatcatataaaatgtgaaaatgttcctcaaagacacaataaaaaaaaaataataataaaaaaacaagtttttgttttactcatcAAGGTTGAAATTCCTCCTAAATGTCTGaaaacaacattaatttaaaaaacatatattttcagtCGTGCACGAGCATTTATAATCAcgtaaatatgaaaatgtttgacacaaagacacaataataagaaaataggtaaaaaacaacaacaagttttTTGTCTTCCTCAGAGTTGAAACGGATCCTTAATGTCTGAAAACTCCTTTAAATAAAGTTCTGATTTTCAGTTCGGGCACGAGCATCTGCACTCTGATACGACGGGGTACTGGACGTGTATCCACGCGCATTTCAGCCCCCCCTTCCTCTGCAGGCAGCGCCACCGCAGGATCGTTAAATACGTGGATTTGGCCGGTTTGCAGGTCATGCCCTCGGGGATGGAGCAGGAGCGCTTGTTGGAGCAGCTGCCCACGCGCAGGTAGCGGGGCCAGAAGCGGCCGCCCAGGTCGATCCAGGCGGTCTCCACCGGGCAGCCGGAGGACGCCCACAGCCACAGCTGCAGCCACCGGCGCAGCTTCCTGCTGGCCTTGACCCCCATGTCCCGGATGTCTCTGGGCATGGCTCCGGGGAGCCTCTGCCGCAGCTCCGCCTCGGTTCCATGCTCGCTCCCGGGAGCGCGTCTCTCCTCCGGCGGGGGCGCGGACAGCGACATGCACCGCGGGTCGAAGTGGCTGCCCAGCGCGCTCCGGAGCTCCGTGTCGTTTAGGTCTTTCTCCCGGGGGTCCAGCGCCGGGTCCGGGTCCTCGCGTAGGTCCACAACGGGCAGAGTGTCGCTGGGAATGGGCCGGAGGAGATAGTAGTGTTGGCACATGGTGCCCTCCAATGAGAGCGCGAGCAGGAGCAGCGCGCACAGGTAGAACGAGTGATCCATCGGAGAGAGAGAGTCCTGCACAGGGCCGACCGGGGCATCCACCCAGGCGAGATATCAATTAAAAAGGGTCCAAAAACGTTAAAAGAGAAACGTCAGGAGAGTAAAACGTGACAAACGAAAAAACGAAAATGACGAAAAAAGCGAGAGGTTAAAAAGTAGAATTAACGtcataaaagtgaaaagaagcGACATAAATGTTGAAAACGCCAATAAAGCCTAAAGAAAAGAGGCTGAAATGTTATGTGGCCCCAGATCGGGGAGTCTGGGTCGGCTGTGATCCAGTCCCCGGGGGGGTGTGAGGGAAGATGTCCAAGTGTGGGCTCCAAAACGTCCAGAAAGACATAGGAGGAGGGAGGTGGAGAGATGATCCGGGTCCCTGCGGGGGTAGAGGCGGACTCAGCCGCGAGCTTCCCCGGTCCCCGCGGGGGGAGAGGCGGACTCAGCCCCGAGCTTCCCCGGTCCCCGCGGGGGTAGAGGCGGACTCAGCCCCGAGCTTCCCCGGTCAGCAGAGCCCGGAGAGACGGCTCATCGGCCCGCAGCTCGCTGCTCTCAGTCCGCATGTTGCGGCTCTTCTGGTTCTTCTGCAGCCGGACTGAAGGCGCCTCTGACGGCAACAGAACCTCCAGcctcgcccctccctccctccctccctctctccctctctctctctctctctctctctccctccctccctccatctctctctccctccctgcctccctctctctctctctctctctctctccctccctctctctctctctctctctacctctctctctctgtcactccctccctctctctcatgcaAGACAACACTCAGTTTAGCAAAAGCATGCACacatgatgaagatgaggatgacTCCAGCTCCACTTCTCcaggtgttttctccttaacttctccaggacatgaacacctgtttcctggtgaaagtctggtgttttctccttaacttctcca
This region includes:
- the LOC117939969 gene encoding noggin-3-like — its product is MDHSFYLCALLLLALSLEGTMCQHYYLLRPIPSDTLPVVDLREDPDPALDPREKDLNDTELRSALGSHFDPRCMSLSAPPPEERRAPGSEHGTEAELRQRLPGAMPRDIRDMGVKASRKLRRWLQLWLWASSGCPVETAWIDLGGRFWPRYLRVGSCSNKRSCSIPEGMTCKPAKSTYLTILRWRCLQRKGGLKCAWIHVQYPVVSECRCSCPN